Below is a genomic region from Scyliorhinus canicula chromosome 2, sScyCan1.1, whole genome shotgun sequence.
ATCAATTTTAACATTAATTTTTATGTAATCTCATTAGGTTTTTTAAATTATCAGGCTATTCATATAATAGCTATAATCTTATTCattagcagtatatatatatataaattagaTATATAAAGTTGTGTAATAATATATAATTTTAGAATTTATGTAACTTGTAACAATCCCATGCTTGAAATGAAATAAGTGAATAAGAAAATTACATATTGGGCGCTATAGAATGGCCTTGTCGCACCCAACTCGGTGACACGATGAGACCGTTAAATTCCATCCCAAGGTCCGAGAACGAATGTCTGCGCGTGAGAGATGCTCCATGATCCTGTTAGTTTTGTCCACACAAACATAGACAaggtgtaacagcacctggggggtgggggtggggggggggggggggggttgggggtctcCCTGGTCAATGAAGACCCCCGGGTAGTCAGGgacagggcgggggggaggggggggtgaccctGGCTCTCCCCCTGGCACCAGGGCACTGCCACTGCCCAGGAGcctgggtggtactgccaggctggcaggggcattttCACGGTGCcttggtggcagtgccagggtgctcaggtgccagGGTGGTACAGCCAAGGACCAGGGCCTGAGAGATCCATATCCataaaaggaggggggggggggtaatgggacTATAAAGTTGGGTGGGGGTTAAGGGTAGGTTTCCTGAGAGGGGGGCCCAAAAGGGAGAATGAGGAGGCCTGATACAAAGGCCTGATGAGCAGGGCCCTCAACTACCCCATAGTGGGCTGTCCTCACTTGGAGGCAGTGggggtaatgtccatgtgtgCAGGGGTGACACTGCCCATGGATGGTAAGTGTGCGGGACCCTCAAGTTCACttaagatcggggcaccctttcaaaatgccggcccgatctctgaggagtcgATATCATGTGTAAGCTCTGCTCCCCATTGCGTGGTGTGGACTGGACCGGGGAGTAATCCCCAAGGCCTAAAGAGAGGACTAAGGGTGCAATTTACCAGCCCCGTCATGTCGCCATCTAACTAGATCTCGCAAGCTCTAACCAGGTCTCatgagacgtcgcaatctggatcccgcccacaatggatggGACCCAGTCTCACATGGTTAAGTGAATTAAAAACTCCACTTAGCCGTGCTGATGCCAGGTCAAACAGCCACCTGGCATCTATCGGCCTCACCGAGGATACCCCAGCCGAGCGCCAaatagtactggtccccacaaacagggaccaagcATACCGCCgattgagggagagggggaatgtcTCCCTGGTGATAGGAGAGCCCGGGGTGGTCAGCCTCTGGCCAGGATTGTACATTGGCAGTACcgcctgacagtgccagcctggcacttcagGATGCTcacggcactgccagggtgctaggctggcatttTCCCTGTGCTGGGGATTGGACCCAGGGTTGCCCTGCCTCTGTGTGGTGGTGGGCGGTGGGCCCCCAAAAGGTGAATTGGGGTGTTGAGGGGTCTGGTAGTCGCGTCGAGAGATCGATGGCACCCCTATCTCTTCCTGCCTTGGCGGGCCAAAGAAAGCCCAGAGGTCCGTTGCACAGCCGGGTGGAAAGCCGGgtaccacacctccatccccacccAGAAAGAACAAGTGAAATCGCGCCCTAGGTGTGGATGAATACCAGCGTGGATCTCACTGTAAAAGCCGGTGAGAAAAACCCCGCCAACACGCCCAAAATGACGAAAATGTTCCCTTCAATCGCGCGCAATAACTTTTGAGTTGAATCGATAACACGTTGTCACGTGTTAAGATAAAGCGGCTGCACACATTGCCATGGCCACATATATTGAAAGTCGAGAAGGGCAGATCCAAAAATACCTGCGGCAATATCAGATGCAATCACTGACCAAGCTTTTCATACCCATTAACGATACTTATCAATCTCCCACTGTTTCCGGATCCTTCAGCGTGCGTGGGTTGTCACCAGCAATgtaagaaatggggggggggggggggagatgcgggaAAGTGTAAATGATTGCTATTTGCTGCAAAGCAATCACATATTATTGTCATTAATAGCAGCAGTATTAGTATTCAAAAGCTTACCGGGGTAGACAGAATTGTTAAACTCTAGATGATATTAATTACAGGCACCCAAGGGAAAGTAACGTTGGCCAATCTCCGTCACACTGAAAAGGTCAATTCTGCAATAAAGACAACACATGCTAAATATAGTAACCGCTTAAAGTATCAGTCGTCGCATTTTGCCATTCAGATGATTGTTATAAAGTAATTGAAACTGTTTTTGACCATTTATATCCAATGGTAGGTTAACAGTGTGGGTCGCTAATTTCCAATATCGTCCGCAGAAAAATCTGACCAAAATATTTTTCCAGGTCATAAACGAGAAGGAATGAGAGTCCTTGGTTAAGTATGAACTTCTTCTCATACCTAATCATCGTCATGTATGAAACTAGCTAAGAAATCAATACTATTTTATTGGCATCAAAAATTGAAAGCATGGTAAATACTATTTTGTTCGGCAATAAGTGGGGTAGAGGCCACATTTACCCATCAGTGTCTATAGCTGTCAGGCGCAACCCCCCAAtccatccccatcacccccgccgagcCGCCAACAAAGTGAAGAATCGCAGTTATCATGTGGATGCTCAGCCTGCTTGTTCGGAAAGTAATCCCGTGGATTATAGGGTGAACTAACGATTTTGGTATTTCCAACTAAATTTACGGCCGATCTCGTTATGAAACATCTCACTCAGTAAAAGAAAATCTAGTTTGGGAATGTTACTGTACTTCGAACTTGCAGTCAAGTTGTGCACTGCGAACTGATATAGACAGCGAATAAGTGAAATGACTCATGAATCTTTCAAGACAGTGATGGCGAAATAAACACCGGTTTGGACATTAGGAGCATTGTTCTCGGAGCATTGTCACCGGAATAGGCAGGCCTGTGCGCCTTCTGTACCTCTTCAGGGGTATAGTATTACCGCTATTATACACTGAATCGTTATTGTTTTGATTCATATGTGACCTAATGATCGGTGGGAGTGGAATGGGTTTTCAGTCAGTACTAATTCCCACTAGCTGAATGGGGTGACATCAGCCTCCTGCTATCATTTGCGTTCCGATGTCCTTGAGATCATCCGGTCTCTCAAGGAAAAGCCATTTAACAAAGTTTCCACCCAGGAAAGTGCTACATTGTCAACTTGCAAAGAATCCTAAACTTTCCTGTATTAAACAGACAATACAACTGCTCCAAAATAACCCAAGGCAGACCAACATTTAATTTACCCAATCACCCCATTTGGACAGCAGCATTTAAATCGATTtcaccaatttaaaaaaaaaccttccggCCCACACCAATTAAAATATGGAAAGATCCCGGTTAAATTCCGGTAGGAATCTTAATGCGGTCAATTGTTCCCTATGGCAGTGCGATACTGCTAGATGGCATCTGAATGACCTGGTGACAACTTTGGTTTAGTTTCCATTTGTGCCTGCCACTGTGTACACAGTGAAGTTTCTCCCTTATATGCAAAAGTTAATCATTAGTGAACGGTGTATATATAATTCACATAAACCCAATAGCTCCATGCCATCTATATATGCATGCACATTTGCATCCCCAAAGCTGCCATAAACACACACCGAAAGAGCAATATAGATATTGCTAATTGCTCATATTTCTCTGGAAGCTATAAAAAATCTCCTCACCCCGCACGCAGTAATAAGCCACGCTTGAAAAATAAACAGCAACAGATGCCGGAAGACCGGAACTAAAATACTTTCGCTGAGGTCGAGATTGTACACATACTGCCTGCAAGTTAATAACGTTAAGGGTGAGAGTCCAGTTCTAGGAAATGTAGGTACCCCGCTGTCCCATACCATTCCATGTATTTATGGGTTTAAGTGGAGGCGAGTGTGAACACATTTTTACTGTTAAAACCGGCTCTCATTTCCAAACTGACTGACGTAGATCCAGCAGCAAagaaactcagctagcaactgaGTGAAGACTTTGATTTCCCATCTCGACCACGGCTTCATTCCATGTTCAAGAGCAGTTTTATtccagttggggagggggtgattaacTTTCGCTTAGTTTCTCGACAAGCGAGCGATTAGCACTGAGAACCGTCAGGATCAATAAAAAGACTCTAATTAAATTAATATGTCTCGTTATTTATATGAATATTAAACCAAAGAACAAAAGGTGTACATTTTAATAATATTTCGAAATACAAAACAAGAATTGATTTGTCATAAACACGTTTGGTACCCGTGCGGTAAATCAGTATTAAAGGCTCAGTGACTGTGAACACAATCTGCCCTTCTTAAATATAAGTTTTGTATTCAATTGCATTTTATACAAATAAGATTAAAAATACACTTTTGACATCCGCACGCTTCCCGGGCGGGCGGGAACTACAGAAATGTTTTGCAGGAACATTGTAAGCGAAGGACGTCGAGATGTACAACGGATTTGAAATAAGGATAAATATTTCAGAAAACAAATCAAAGGGAGCAATAAAGCAGCAGTGATATTTACAGCCCAACAGTCGGGAAAGTCGTTCCATGACGCAAGTTTTGATCGGTTCCTGTTGGACTTGTGCAATGATTCCGATACATTCTTCAGTTAATCTGCTTTGGCCACGGAAAGGAATTGGCAAATCTCTTCAAGACAGGGTTTAATTTAGTCAATGTCTAAGTCATCACCGTCACAGGATTCAATATTTCACCGCCACGTTTCCAAGTCCAGAGTGAACCAGACAACACGATTTCGCAATCTTAACATCTTGCTTTCCTCCTTCCTTCTGTCTAAAATACTGATTTGCACTAAAAGTCCCTCCATTTCTCTGGGACGGGTGCGGGATATGTCTCCTCCCCAGTAAGAATCAGTCTTCCCATTTCCCAgtttctttgtttaaaaaaaagacggTTGTGTTCTATAGAGTTAATGGCAAAGCCCTGCTCAGGAATCGGAGGCGTTGCCATGACTTTTGGTGCTGGCTGCTAATAGGGACCAACAATAACCGCCTCCACCTCCTTGGAAGATCTCCTGTCCTTCACCAGAAAGTTCACCATCCCCTCGGACTTAATGAGCAAATTGCAGCCGAGGAAAAATATCCCGAAGACCACAGTGAGCGACAGGACACACATCACAGCGATCTGGACCACCCTCATGATGTAGAGATTTCTCTCATCCGGAGCGGTCAGCACGGAACCATCGTCTGTCACAATCGAGGAATAGTTGTCGTTGCAGCATCTGATCATGGACTCGAGAGAAGCGGTGCGGTTCAAGAACATCGCGCTCCCCGTCTCATTCAGCAGCGTCCAGTTCATTGCTGCCGCTTCTTGGCTGCCGAGCCCGAAGTTATGATGGAACAGGTGGCTGGGGCCAGCGCATTCGGCAATGGCTCGATCCAAATGTGGGGAAAGTTTGTGATCTCCCCTCCCCGACTCTTTGCTGACAGCTCGGAAAGGTCAGCAATCACTCACCACCTCCTCATTCATTCGCCCACTGGCGCTCTCCTTGCACTTTCACTGTTTGCTCGTCCCAAGTGGAAGGCAGTGAGGAACCGCGTTTGATCCGCTCTCATAGTTATACCTGTTTGGGTGAAACCATTCCGGGAGAGGGGTCATTCCGTCTCGGTTGCACCCCTATCCTGGGCGCAGCGATCTGCGGAACGCAGGGGGGTgggtgctggaggtggagattGGCAGCGGATTGGAACAAGTCACGGGGGAGGAGAGCAGCATGAAATCGCTCATGTTTATTTTCTGCCTTTTTAGTAATTGTCTTTCATCAGAGGGAGGATGGCGGGAAGAATTAGCTTTTTTTTGTGCCTGAGACCATCCAGCTGGGTCGTTCCTGTTGCAAAACAAGTCTCTTTAAAAACATTCCCTTCAGTTTCTCTTCACAATCGGTGCGGCGACTGTtaaaagaaggaaatagattgcgCCAATTATTATTCCCCAATTAAAGCCGAACCCGTAGAAACGGATATTCGTCGCAAGCTCTTCCATTACAAGTTGACATAGCTTACATTAATAGTACACCATGTACACAGTACAGTGTGCAGGCTCTCTTACTGTCTAACTTCTTCCAAACAGTACTAACtagaggtcattgacctgaaacgtgtCACCCTCCATTCCCTTTTCCCTCATTTGCTTGTTGAGATTCCCCTGAAGTGCAATCAATTCTATTTACTACATCCACTTCAGTGGTACTGAGTCCCACATTCCtgccactctttgggtaaagaagtttctcctgagttttcaaattgattttttttggatGATTATCTTATATTGATGGTGTCTAATTATGCTAGCCATCCACAAGTTGAAACATTTTTTCTGTATTCTCTTTATCAAAATCTTCCACAATTTTAAAGACCAATTAGGTCAACCCTCAGCCTTCCCTTTTAATGTGTTCTTTCCTGATGTGTATATCCACATATTTCTGctatcattcttgtaaatcttctctgcaccctctccaagtgcATCTATGCCCTTTTAGTaacatggtgaccagaactacatgcTGTACCAAATGTGTGGTCTAACGAAGGTTCAGTACAAGTTTAACATATttcctacttttcaattctatccctcagaAAAAAAGCTATTGCTTGTTTGCTTTTTTATGGCCTTGCTAACCTGTGGTGCAGCTTTTAGTAATTTATGGATTTGTACTCTTAGATTCCTTTATTCCTTAACCCTACCTAGACTCACATCCCCTAAGTAATAAATTACCTCCCTATTCTGACTGATGATGCTGATGACACTGCACTGGTGTTTTATACTGAAGTTCACATGCAGCATCTTGTTGATTGGTTACCCTAAGTCTGCAAGGACTGACAATCAGCATCAGGGAGACTAAAGATAAGGACCAGGATGTAGAAACTCCACCTTCCATCAAGATTGACAAATTCACTCTGGAGGTTGTCAACAGCTTCCTATATCTTGAAGCAACAACTACCAGAAACCGGCCCCTTGATGCTAAAATCAGTACCAGGATTGCCAAGGCCGCAGCTGTCATGTCAAAGTTAAGAAGTCAAGCGTGGACCAGCAGCATACTAACCAAAAATACAATGCACTGTGCGAGTACCCAGCTTGTGTTCTCA
It encodes:
- the rprma gene encoding protein reprimo A, whose protein sequence is MNWTLLNETGSAMFLNRTASLESMIRCCNDNYSSIVTDDGSVLTAPDERNLYIMRVVQIAVMCVLSLTVVFGIFFLGCNLLIKSEGMVNFLVKDRRSSKEVEAVIVGPY